In Entelurus aequoreus isolate RoL-2023_Sb linkage group LG12, RoL_Eaeq_v1.1, whole genome shotgun sequence, the DNA window aataaaacaagatGAATAAAATAAGAATATGAATGCAGTAAGTACAGTAaatgattatttttaaatgttaaaaccaatccaatgtaggtcaatatacTGTATTGAGATATATAAACTTTGTGTTTTATATAGGTGgcaaagcaaattagtgtaatatgTAATACATAACTTTAattaatcaaactttatttatatggcacttATTATGGACAGGCAATTGTAACAGTGCTTTTCAcccggaaaaagaaaaaaaaagaaaactcatGCACACTGCACTATTAAAAATAACAAGACATGGCATGGCGCAGAGGATTGAGGAGAAACACTACCTTTGAGACTCCACACTGGTAAAATTAAATTTTTGtcatctaaaaaaattataagaAATATATTTGAATGTAtatgtaaaaatacaatataaatagattattgaataaataaaaacaaaatagtgAGAATAGTAGTTgtaataatactaatagaataGACTACAACAAATTTAGGAACTTAAGAAAAGTTTAcaatgatcagtaaaaagcctgagtACACAGTACCAAACCATAGGCTGGGTACCGATAAATCACAATACAAGCACAGATACATTGACTCTGTTTTTGTCAATCTAATACAAAATACTTGTTCTAAAGTctatttctttcctttttttgatAGTTCTAAATCGAAATATGACTCCGGATCAGGTAAGCTCTCTCGCATCATTCTGAATTTCGAACGGTTAAGAATTGTGGTAATTTAAAAAGAGAATCGCAAATGATTGTTCTTTAATGTTGGCGACAGATTCAGTGTTAGTGTTGAAATAATGAGGTGATCAGTATTATCACTTATGTGTaatcaaatataacaaatgtcaaCCACAAGAATATAACCATACAAACACATATTGGAGCACAGTTTTTGTTTGGTTTGTTGAGTCGTTGCAACATATTTTCCTGTGCATGTCAAACGTGCAGGTTGGCCTTCCTTCTTTGACCTTGTGAAAGAGGATTCCATCACCGTGTCAGATGATTTCTCCTATGGGATGCACAGAGTGGAGACCACCTGCAGCCAGGTACACTAATGTATTGCCACAAAGATAAAAAAACCTCACCGAATTGTCTACCAAATATGTTATCATTTAATAAAATATCAAATTAAATAGCTAATTTCTCCATTTGGACGCAGTGTGGCGCCCATCTGGGACACCTGTTTGATGATGGCCCAAAACCCACTGGCAAGCGATACTGCATCAACTCGGCCTCGCTGTCTTTCCAGACTAAAGACGCAGAGCCCGCAGGCTCCGCCTCCACGGCTGAAGGTGCTGCCGGGGGCGAGGCCAAGACAGAACTTTAAAAAGCCGACCCGGCGAGATTGATGTTGCTGTGCGTGTGTTTGATTGAAGAGTTCTAAGCATAACAACATAACAGGTTATTAAATTGACATAACGATACACACACCAAATATTTCCACATGCAAATAATACTGACCAAAAGTCTCCCGCTGCGTTGTTCCTGCCCAAGACAGATGTGTTATTGACGAGGCAGGAgtcgaagatgaagtgcatcaaaaagttggtcaacttgatcgTCGCGGCGAAAATGGTGCCAGCATTT includes these proteins:
- the msrb3 gene encoding methionine-R-sulfoxide reductase B3 isoform X2; its protein translation is MFHPHTGRLLLHSRRHFTLYAAFLLLLLSGAARTKKTWPVTFSREEMKERLTPMQYHVTQERGTESAFTGEFTHHKDKGTYTCVVCGTPLFSSKSKYDSGSGWPSFFDLVKEDSITVSDDFSYGMHRVETTCSQCGAHLGHLFDDGPKPTGKRYCINSASLSFQTKDAEPAGSASTAEGAAGGEAKTEL
- the msrb3 gene encoding methionine-R-sulfoxide reductase B3 isoform X1: MAAFFRRGLFLALHHAMGQGSNSVCHPAVSATLLGAARTKKTWPVTFSREEMKERLTPMQYHVTQERGTESAFTGEFTHHKDKGTYTCVVCGTPLFSSKSKYDSGSGWPSFFDLVKEDSITVSDDFSYGMHRVETTCSQCGAHLGHLFDDGPKPTGKRYCINSASLSFQTKDAEPAGSASTAEGAAGGEAKTEL
- the msrb3 gene encoding methionine-R-sulfoxide reductase B3 isoform X3 codes for the protein MSGFNLLHLISKSQPVTLRSCSLPSGAARTKKTWPVTFSREEMKERLTPMQYHVTQERGTESAFTGEFTHHKDKGTYTCVVCGTPLFSSKSKYDSGSGWPSFFDLVKEDSITVSDDFSYGMHRVETTCSQCGAHLGHLFDDGPKPTGKRYCINSASLSFQTKDAEPAGSASTAEGAAGGEAKTEL